A single window of Schistocerca gregaria isolate iqSchGreg1 unplaced genomic scaffold, iqSchGreg1.2 ptg000560l, whole genome shotgun sequence DNA harbors:
- the LOC126314407 gene encoding uncharacterized protein LOC126314407: MANASQHHSGYSKHCGPPSSRPKRIAMVCDFFYPNTGGVEIHLYQLSTCLIKRGNKVILITHSYGNRKGVRYLTSGLKVYYLVYGQMYNQAAMPTFGFSTYLPIFRKILIRERIEIVHSHQAFSTMALEALLFARTMGYKTCFTDHSLFGFADISSIHTNKIIRFTLSDVGHVICVSHTSKENTVIRANLDPLDVSVIPNAVDYISLTPDPSKRDPTKITVIILSRLVYRKGVDLMVTVIPEICRQFPHVQFVIGGTGPMAINLERMIEKNCLQERITMLGAVTHKNLREVLISGHIFLNCSLTEAFCIAIVEAVSCGLLCVSTKVGGVKEVLPPELIKLAEPCTEDIVAKLSEAIEEVGDFDPWKAHNLVKEMYSWIDIAKRTEIVYDRLMNEEPYPLIERLCRFHNCGEWAGKLFVVVAATVYIMCQILEWWCPKKSIEACPDFNYRKWELQKKFKKNNDSGRDRNADLLRVKQL; this comes from the exons ATGGCCAATGCATCTCAACATCATAGTGGCTATTCGAAGCATTGCGGCCCTCCTTCGTCCAGACCAAAAAGAATTGCCATGGTCTGCGATTTTTTCTACCCTAACACAGGAGGCGTAGAAATCCATCTATACCAGCTATCCACGTGTCTAATAAAAAGAGGAAACAAG GTTATTCTGATCACTCATAGCTATGGCAACAGAAAAGGTGTCCGATATTTGACAAGTGGTCTAAAAGTCTACTATCTTGTTTATGGACAAATGTATAATCAAGCAGCTATGCCAACGTTCGGATTCTCGACGTATCTTCCAATTTTTCGAAAAATTCTGATTCGTGAAAGAATAGAGATTGTTCATTCTCATCAAGCCTTCTCTACCATGGCCCTAGAAGCACTGCTATTTGCTCGTACTATGGGATATAAAACTTGCTTTACAGATCATTCTCTGTTCGGATTTGCAGACATCTCCAGCATACATACCAACAAAATTATCAGATTTACTCTGTCAGATGTCGGACATGTAATTTGCGTTTCACATACCAG CAAAGAGAATACAGTCATAAGAGCAAACCTGGACCCTTTAGATGTATCCGTGATTCCAAATGCGGTCGACTATATATCCCTGACTCCTGATCCAAGCAAAAGGGACCCTACAAAAA TCACAGTCATCATTTTGAGTCGATTGGTATACAGAAAGGGCGTTGATTTGATGGTGACAGTTATTCCAGAAATTTGTAGACAATTTCCTCATGTCCAATTTGTGATCGGTGGAACCGGTCCAATGGCCATCAATTTAGAAAGAATGATAgaaaaaaactgtcttcaagaacgCATAACGATGTTGGGAGCAGTGACACATAAAAATTTAAGAGAAGTGCTGATATCTGGGCACATTTTCTTAAATTGCTCTCTAACAGAGGCGTTTTGTATTGCTATCGTTGAAGCAGTGAGCTG TGGCTTGTTATGTGTATCTACAAAGGTTGGCGGCGTAAAAGAGGTACTACCTCCAGAGCTGATCAAACTTGCTGAACCTTGTACAGAAG ATATTGTTGCAAAGTTGTCGGAGGCTATTGAGGAAGTGGGTGATTTTGACCCCTGGAAGGCTCACAACTTGGTCAAGGAGATGTATTCATGGATAGATATAGCCAAGCGTACAGAGATTGTATACGACAGATTGATGAATGAAGAGCCATACCCATTAATTGAGCGATTGTGTCGATTTCATAATTGTGGTGAATGGGCCGGTAAGCTATTCGTCGTAGTAGCTGCTACAGTATATATTATGTGTCAAATACTAGAATGGTGGTGTCCAAAAAAAAGTATTGAAGCATGTCCTGATTttaattatagaaaatgggaacttcaaaaaaaatttaaaaaaaataatgattcCGGGCGTGATCGAAACGCCGACCTACTGCGTGTTAAGCAGTTGTGA
- the LOC126314412 gene encoding signal recognition particle subunit SRP72-like: MPTQNLWEDYKRLQASLDRRDYKEAVEVSDVILGKNAKEKKAAKSKIYALIYLGRFKEAVEAIEIYKDGEEFRFEKAYAKYGVGCYQECLELLDEKEDRMKLLKSQVYYVLEDRKALELWEEVNEGVNESEWVSNWYAIAVRMGCPERVLGNEEKRAGEETYEMGYNVVCALIALGEEKKAKEKLKDLREREREVWEDELERARVEEQFRYLEKWAGDNKNEIGGEVELVSENNLAIWRSEDDPKWVYEKLSELWNNREINKWLSKEQRATWMYNLAIMSLRLGQTSRCHSMVKEIEKIYPEFEWLPIIKAAIHHHDKNVYKAIEVLKDARFKNKRLTDLVELYQAQIYLNLNKLDTCASHLSSISSLQHELGMIAALVHIYQRTGQVEHANQLVWAALESHPDIISSSDSQLIRLVKHYGKYLLKHHHWTLAFNLFQKILDLNPLDLEAKASLTVASIYVNSYATHLHSSSLESFVSTSLSSVDIDALENLVDVFPSSSSSSNSPHPTTSAKKKKKRRPNKPSKRLNRDKPPDPNRWLSKKQRAALQPAKTQGSTLSDYLLPSKSPQAPPSLRKLNLKSKRTLPKGAKPKSARRH, from the exons ATGCCAACTCAAAACTTATGGGAGGATTACAAAAGGCTTCAGGCTAGCCTGGACAGACGAGACTATAAAGAGGCGGTAGAAGTATCAGATGTTA TCCTGGGAAAGAATGCGAAGGAAAAGAAAGCTGCCAAGAGCAAGATATATGCCTTGATTTATCTAGGTAGATTTAAAGAGGCAGTAGAAGCGATAGAAATCTACAAAGACGGAGAAGAATTCAGGTTTGAAAAAGCCTATGCAAAATATGGGGTAGGGTGCTACCAAGAGTGCTTGGAATTGCTCGATGAAAAAGAGGATAGAATGAAGTTGTTAAAGTCACAAGTG TACTATGTCTTAGAGGATAGGAAAGCATTAGAATTATGGGAGGAAGTGAATGAGGGCGTGAATGAGAGTGAGTGGGTATCGAACTGGTATGCGATAGCAGTTCGTATGGGCTGTCCAGAGAGAGTGTTGGGGAATGAGGAAAAGAGGGCAGGAGAGGAGACATATGAGATGGGATATAATGTGGTTTGTGCACTGATAGCATTAGGAGAAGAGAAGAAGGCAAAAGAAAAATTGAaggatttgagagagagagagagggaggtttGGGAGGATGAGTTGGAGAGGGCGAGGGTGGAGGAGCAATTCAGATATTTAGAGAAATGGGCGGGAGATAACAAGAACGAAATAGGAGGAGAAGTGGAATTAGTGAGTGAAAACAATTTGGCTATATGGAGATCAGAGGACGATCCTAAATGGGTGTATGAGAAGCTAAGTGAATTATGGAATAACAGGGAGATAAATAAATGGCTGTCTAAAGAACAAAGAGCCACGTGGATGTATAATCTTGCAATAATGTCATTAAGACTTGGTCAGACATCTCGATGTCATTCGATGGTGAAAGAAATCGAAAAGATTTATCCAGAATTTGAGTGGCTTCCGATTATTAAAGCTGCCATTCACCACCATGATAAAAATGTGTACAAGGCAATtgaagtgttgaaagatgcaagatTTAAGAACAAGCGTTTAACAGATTTGGTAGAATTGTACCAAGCACAAATTTATTTGAACTTGAACAAATTAGACACTTGTGCTTCtcatctttcttctatttcttctttacagcacgaattaggTATGATAGCTGCTTTGGTACATATTTATCAGAGAACTGGACAAGTTGAGCACGCCAACCAGCTTGTTTGGGCAGCTCTTGAATCACATCCTGATATCATATCTTCGTCCGATTCTCAACTTATTCGCTTAGTAAAGCATTATGGAAAATATCTTTTAAAGCATCATCATTGGACTCTTGCCTTCAATCTCTTTCAAAAAATCCTCGATTTGAATCCTTTGGATTTAGAAGCCAAAGCTAGTTTAACTGTAGCATCAATCTATGTGAACTCTTATGCGACTCATCTTCATTCGTCCTCTCTGGAATCATTTGTGTCAACTTCTCTATCTTCAGTAGATATAGACGCTCTTGAAAATTTAGTCGACGTTTTTccgtcttcttcctcttcttccaatTCTCCTCACCCTACTACTTctgccaaaaagaagaaaaaaagacgaCCTAATAAACCGTCTAAACGACTAAACCGTGATAAACCACCTgatccaaatcgctggctgtctaAGAAACAAAGAGCTGCTCTTCAGCCCGCCAAAACCCAAGGGTCAACCCTCTCCGATTATCTTCTTCCATCTAAATCACCTCAAGCACCTCCAAGTTTGAGAAAACTCAACCTGAAATCAAAGAGAACCCTCCCCAAAGGTGCCAAGCCAAAAAGCGCCAGACGGCATTAA